From one Acinonyx jubatus isolate Ajub_Pintada_27869175 chromosome B1, VMU_Ajub_asm_v1.0, whole genome shotgun sequence genomic stretch:
- the CB1H4orf33 gene encoding LOW QUALITY PROTEIN: UPF0462 protein C4orf33 homolog (The sequence of the model RefSeq protein was modified relative to this genomic sequence to represent the inferred CDS: deleted 1 base in 1 codon) — MDFKIEYTWDGFPVKHEPVFVRLNPGDGGVVMEVSAPFFNDPPAPLGEPGKPFNELWDYEVVEAFFLNDITEQYLEVELCPHGQHLVLLLSGRRNVWKQELALSFRVSREETKWEGKAYLPWSYFPPKVTKFNSFAIHGSKDKRNYEALYPVPQHELQQGQKPDFHCLEYFKPFNFNTLLGEEWKQPESELWLMEKSDV; from the exons atggattttaaaatagaatacacTTGGGATGGTTTTCCAGTGAAGCATGAGCCAGTGTTTGTCAGGCTGAATCCAGGTGATGGAGGCGTGGTGATGGAAGTTAGCGCCCCATTTTTCAATGATCCTCCAGCTCCACTTGGAGAACCAGGAAAACCTTTCAATGAACTGTGGGATTATGAAG ttGTGGAAGCATTTTTCTTGAATGACATAACTGAACAGTATTTAGAAGTTGAACTTTGTCC TCACGGACAACATTTGGTGCTTTTACTCTCTGGAAGAAGAAATGTAtggaaa CAGGAGCTTGCTCTATCATTCAGAGTGTCCAGAGAAGAGACAAAATGGGAAGGCAAAGCTTATCTTCCTTGGAGTTATTTTCCACCAAAGGTGACAAAATTCAATTCATTTGCAATTCATGGgtcaaaagataaaagaaattatgAAGCTCTTTACCCTGTACCTCAGCATGAACTGCAACAAGGACAAAAACCTGATTt ccATTGTCTGGAATACTTCAAGCCTTTCAATTTTAACACACTGCTTGGAGAAGAATGGAAACAACCAGAATCAGAGCTGTGGCTT ATGGAGAAATCTGATGTATAG